One genomic window of Gimesia chilikensis includes the following:
- a CDS encoding PrkA family serine protein kinase, whose amino-acid sequence MENGRSFLTRISGQLNSDLFRQEHWQGTFDEYLDIVRKDHRVTRTAFQRVYDMIMSYGTYPVEGKKGLIRYRFFDDPVNDGRDGIFGLSKPLMELVNVFKSAALKYGSERRVLLLHGPVGSSKSTIARLLKQGLERYSRTEEGALYTFGWKEEDGTILWDPMNGDPLQLVPMKYRQELCSYLNEGRDIDDETSYSVEISGEVCPLSRFIFNERLEKADGDWTKVMEQIVVKRIIFSEQDRIGIGTFQPKDEKNQDSTELTGDINYRKIAQYGSESDPRAFNFDGEFNVSNRGLIEFIEVLKLDVAFLYDLLGASQEHKIKPKKFAQTDIDTVIIGHTNEPEYRRLQSNEFMEALRDRTVKIDVPYVTKLSEEVKIYEKDYNSKRVRGKHIAPHTLEIGAMWAVLTRLETPKHHGLTLIQKMHLYNGRSLPGFTTENVEQLRKEAKSEGLFGISPRYVQDKISNALVVNSHSSNLNPFMLLNELDEGLKHHSLIANDEMRDHYRQLITVVKEEYTDIVKNEVQRAIAADEEALTRLCGNYLDSVKAYTQKERVKNKFTGEYEEPDERLMRSIEERIDIPETRKDDFRREIMNYIGALSLDGKTFDYKTNERLQKALEMKLFEDQKDTIKLTSLVSNVVDADTQEKIDIVKARLIRNYGYDEESATDVLQYVASIFARGDSKKNSDAA is encoded by the coding sequence ATGGAAAATGGTCGATCATTTTTAACTCGGATTTCAGGTCAACTGAATTCAGATCTGTTTCGTCAGGAACATTGGCAGGGGACTTTCGATGAGTACCTTGATATTGTTCGCAAAGATCACAGAGTGACTCGCACCGCGTTTCAACGCGTGTACGACATGATCATGAGTTATGGGACTTATCCCGTCGAGGGTAAGAAGGGGCTCATCCGCTACCGCTTTTTCGATGATCCCGTTAATGACGGCCGCGATGGCATCTTCGGTCTGTCCAAGCCATTGATGGAGCTGGTCAACGTCTTCAAGTCTGCTGCACTCAAGTATGGCAGCGAACGCCGGGTTCTGTTGCTGCACGGACCGGTGGGGAGTTCAAAATCAACCATCGCCCGCCTGCTTAAACAGGGGCTGGAACGTTATTCCCGCACAGAAGAAGGCGCACTTTACACCTTCGGCTGGAAAGAAGAAGACGGCACCATTCTCTGGGATCCCATGAATGGCGATCCTTTGCAACTGGTGCCGATGAAGTATCGCCAGGAACTCTGCAGTTACCTGAACGAGGGGCGCGACATCGATGATGAAACCTCGTACTCGGTCGAGATCAGTGGCGAAGTCTGCCCGTTGAGCCGATTCATTTTTAATGAACGGCTGGAAAAAGCGGATGGCGACTGGACCAAGGTCATGGAGCAGATCGTAGTCAAACGTATTATCTTTTCTGAACAGGACCGGATCGGCATTGGTACGTTCCAGCCTAAAGATGAAAAGAACCAGGACTCCACCGAACTGACCGGGGACATCAACTATCGCAAGATTGCCCAGTATGGGAGCGAAAGTGATCCCCGTGCATTCAACTTCGATGGCGAATTCAATGTCTCCAACCGGGGTCTGATTGAATTTATCGAAGTTCTCAAGCTGGATGTGGCATTCCTGTACGACCTGCTGGGTGCCTCTCAGGAACATAAGATCAAACCGAAAAAATTCGCACAGACGGATATCGACACGGTAATTATCGGGCATACCAACGAACCCGAATACCGTCGTCTGCAGTCTAACGAATTCATGGAAGCACTTCGCGACCGAACGGTGAAGATCGATGTCCCTTATGTCACCAAGCTGAGTGAAGAGGTCAAGATCTACGAGAAGGATTACAACTCCAAACGCGTGCGTGGGAAACATATTGCTCCGCACACACTGGAAATTGGTGCGATGTGGGCTGTACTCACGCGACTCGAAACGCCTAAGCATCATGGTCTGACTCTGATTCAGAAAATGCACCTCTATAACGGACGGTCTCTGCCGGGCTTCACGACGGAAAACGTCGAACAGCTCCGCAAAGAGGCCAAGTCTGAAGGTCTGTTCGGGATCTCGCCCCGTTATGTGCAGGATAAGATTTCGAATGCCCTGGTGGTCAATTCGCATAGTTCTAACTTGAACCCTTTCATGCTGCTGAACGAACTGGACGAGGGACTCAAGCATCACTCTTTAATTGCCAACGATGAAATGCGCGATCACTATCGTCAGTTGATCACCGTCGTGAAAGAGGAGTATACCGATATCGTGAAGAACGAAGTACAACGTGCGATTGCCGCTGATGAAGAGGCACTCACCCGTCTGTGCGGCAATTATCTCGATAGCGTGAAAGCCTATACACAGAAGGAACGTGTGAAGAACAAGTTTACCGGCGAATATGAAGAGCCGGATGAACGCCTCATGCGGTCGATTGAGGAACGCATTGACATCCCCGAAACGCGTAAAGATGATTTCCGCCGCGAGATCATGAATTACATCGGAGCCCTGTCCCTGGATGGTAAGACCTTCGATTACAAGACCAACGAACGCCTGCAGAAGGCGCTGGAGATGAAGCTGTTCGAAGATCAGAAGGACACGATCAAGCTGACCAGCCTGGTTTCGAATGTGGTCGATGCAGATACACAGGAGAAGATCGATATCGTCAAGGCCCGCCTGATCCGCAATTACGGCTACGACGAGGAATCGGCTACCGATGTGCTGCAGTACGTCGCCAGTATCTTCGCTCGTGGTGATTCGAAAAAGAACAGTGACGCCGCTTAA
- a CDS encoding neutral/alkaline non-lysosomal ceramidase N-terminal domain-containing protein: MLTTMQKTLLVILIGLFGGNYSVLLAADWKVGQARVDITPAKNIWLAGYASRKKPAQSTQHPLWAKALVFEDPQGQRAVIVTTDLIGLTREISDAVCKRVTNQTGISRAQIMLNSSHTHCSPVVKGCAALAYDFTPEQQKDVDDYAETLQGKLVKVIVEASQSLEPANLSFGEEKATFAINRRGRINPDGPVDHSVPVLKVTGSEGKLRAILFGYACHNTTIALFEFCGDYAGFAQIELEKQYPGTLAMFMLGCGGDANPHPRGTMELAEQHGTALAQAVSRAVEQKLDPVRGPLTVRFQRTDLPFVAPPSKAELESRIGKGDVYTQRLTDYLLGQLKEQGSIPTSYPFSAQIFEFGEDLTLIGLGGETVIDYAIRLHEELSVKHLWVAGYCNEVFAYVPSERVLKEGGYEGGGAMKYFGWHGPFQPGVEDRIIKLIQTMLAQ; the protein is encoded by the coding sequence ATGTTGACAACAATGCAGAAGACGCTATTGGTGATTCTGATAGGACTGTTTGGGGGAAATTATTCCGTCCTGCTTGCCGCAGACTGGAAGGTAGGTCAGGCGCGGGTTGATATCACTCCCGCAAAAAACATCTGGCTGGCCGGTTATGCCTCCCGCAAGAAACCCGCACAAAGCACGCAGCATCCACTCTGGGCCAAAGCACTGGTGTTTGAAGACCCTCAGGGACAGCGGGCGGTGATTGTGACGACCGACCTGATTGGCCTGACCCGCGAGATTTCCGATGCGGTCTGCAAAAGGGTCACCAACCAGACCGGAATCAGTCGTGCTCAGATTATGCTCAATTCTTCGCACACGCATTGCAGCCCGGTCGTCAAGGGGTGTGCTGCACTCGCTTACGATTTTACTCCAGAGCAACAGAAGGACGTCGATGACTACGCGGAGACACTGCAGGGTAAGCTGGTGAAAGTCATCGTAGAAGCCAGTCAATCCCTTGAGCCGGCTAATCTCAGCTTTGGAGAAGAGAAGGCCACCTTTGCGATTAACCGTCGTGGACGGATCAATCCGGATGGCCCCGTCGATCACAGTGTGCCTGTTTTGAAGGTGACTGGTAGTGAAGGCAAACTGCGGGCAATCCTGTTTGGGTACGCCTGTCATAATACCACAATTGCCCTGTTTGAATTTTGTGGCGATTACGCCGGCTTCGCACAAATTGAGCTTGAGAAACAGTATCCGGGAACACTGGCTATGTTCATGCTTGGTTGTGGAGGCGATGCCAACCCCCATCCCCGGGGCACGATGGAACTGGCCGAACAGCACGGGACGGCATTGGCCCAGGCGGTAAGTCGAGCAGTAGAACAGAAACTTGATCCCGTTCGTGGACCGCTGACTGTCCGGTTCCAACGCACCGATCTCCCCTTTGTAGCGCCTCCCTCAAAGGCAGAGCTGGAATCACGAATAGGGAAGGGGGATGTCTACACCCAGCGGCTGACAGATTACCTGCTGGGACAATTGAAAGAGCAGGGCAGCATTCCCACATCGTATCCTTTCTCAGCACAGATCTTTGAGTTCGGAGAGGATCTGACTCTGATTGGTCTCGGAGGGGAAACGGTGATTGACTATGCCATTCGTCTGCACGAAGAACTCTCTGTGAAACATCTCTGGGTAGCCGGTTATTGTAACGAGGTCTTCGCTTATGTTCCCTCCGAACGAGTACTGAAAGAAGGGGGCTATGAGGGCGGGGGAGCGATGAAATATTTCGGCTGGCACGGACCATTTCAACCTGGTGTTGAAGATCGAATTATCAAACTCATTCAGACCATGCTTGCTCAATAA
- a CDS encoding adenosine deaminase gives MDDFIAALPKAELHLHIEGTLEPELAFQLADKNQVSLPFASVDEMRAAYDFQDLQSFLDLYYASISVVCTEEDFHDLTLAYLKKAASQNVRHTEIFFDPQSHTARDIPMETVLNGISSALKQGERELGISSRLILCFLRHLSAESAWETLQQALPFREQFIGVGLDSSELGHPPSKFVRVFEEARKNGLHIVCHAGEEGPPEYITEALDLLHAERIDHGVRCMEDPALVERLAAEQIPLTVCPLSNVRLCVYPEMSQHPLKQMLEAGLRVTVNSDDPPYFGGYVNENFTAVLQALDLSRQELIQLARNSFTSAFLLDAEQQKLLSELPEEID, from the coding sequence ATGGACGACTTCATTGCGGCTCTACCCAAGGCGGAACTGCATCTGCACATTGAAGGAACGCTGGAGCCGGAACTGGCGTTTCAACTGGCCGACAAGAACCAGGTTTCGCTCCCGTTTGCATCCGTCGATGAAATGCGGGCCGCCTATGACTTTCAGGACCTGCAATCCTTTCTGGATCTGTATTACGCCTCGATCAGCGTCGTCTGTACCGAGGAAGACTTCCATGACTTGACACTGGCCTACCTGAAAAAAGCGGCTTCTCAAAACGTCCGCCATACCGAAATCTTCTTTGATCCCCAGTCGCACACGGCGCGTGACATTCCCATGGAAACCGTATTGAACGGCATTTCCTCCGCCCTGAAACAGGGGGAAAGGGAGCTGGGCATCTCTTCCCGACTGATCCTCTGCTTTCTGCGACACCTGTCGGCCGAGTCTGCCTGGGAAACACTTCAGCAGGCACTCCCCTTCCGCGAGCAGTTTATCGGCGTGGGACTCGATTCCTCCGAACTAGGACACCCGCCCTCAAAATTCGTTAGGGTCTTCGAAGAAGCACGTAAAAATGGATTACACATCGTCTGCCATGCAGGAGAAGAGGGTCCTCCAGAGTACATCACCGAAGCCCTGGACCTGCTGCATGCGGAACGCATTGATCATGGAGTCCGCTGCATGGAAGACCCCGCCCTGGTCGAGCGGCTGGCAGCAGAACAGATTCCGCTCACCGTCTGTCCGCTTTCCAATGTGCGGCTCTGCGTCTATCCGGAGATGTCTCAACACCCGCTCAAGCAGATGCTGGAGGCGGGACTGCGCGTGACGGTCAATTCCGACGACCCACCCTACTTCGGTGGATATGTCAATGAGAACTTCACGGCAGTGCTGCAGGCACTTGACTTATCTCGACAGGAACTGATTCAGCTGGCACGAAATTCATTTACCTCTGCATTTCTATTAGACGCGGAACAACAGAAGCTGCTGTCAGAGTTGCCTGAGGAAATCGATTGA
- a CDS encoding phosphatase PAP2 family protein, which yields MKSILTLILRTRYSSGLLPVLCYLLLMCQATGCIMMKERTHIETVVGVDTESAMGLVEPPGFRRIIEMDSPTSPKQNAVEGLAHINGPTADSGEPYSGFKRLLHRPEDILKTSLTENEENPQQSTRIQIQGFLEEDPLVGIEGDYECVNPSLEEEFSTSPPSLWSRIKEDHQHYYSKESLVWLAGGFGVGAIIANTSLDGGIQNHLQSSVLGASSDEWLETFHAQKELGNGRYTLPLFAAAWGAGLLFEKMPLINATGEWGERSIRAIIVGTPPMLAMQSITGASRPGETSSNAKWKPFQDNNGVSGHSFMGAIPFLAAAKVTDRPLLKVLYYAGSTLAPLSRLNDNRHYPSQAFLGWYMAWVATNAVDATQQADRNWRMFPISWGGNTGIGIEYNW from the coding sequence ATGAAATCAATTTTGACGCTGATTCTGCGCACAAGGTACAGCAGCGGACTGCTCCCGGTCCTGTGTTATCTCCTGCTGATGTGCCAGGCCACCGGCTGTATCATGATGAAGGAAAGAACACACATTGAAACGGTCGTCGGTGTCGATACGGAATCAGCTATGGGGCTGGTGGAACCTCCAGGCTTTCGCCGGATCATTGAAATGGATTCTCCCACCTCCCCAAAGCAAAATGCAGTAGAGGGACTGGCTCATATAAATGGTCCGACAGCTGACAGTGGTGAACCATATTCTGGTTTTAAACGGCTCCTGCATCGACCTGAGGATATCCTCAAAACCTCACTTACCGAAAATGAGGAGAACCCGCAACAATCCACACGGATTCAAATCCAGGGATTCCTTGAGGAAGATCCGCTGGTAGGGATCGAGGGGGATTATGAATGTGTGAATCCTTCACTTGAAGAAGAGTTTAGTACTTCCCCACCTTCACTCTGGAGTCGCATCAAAGAGGACCATCAGCACTACTACTCGAAAGAGTCTCTGGTCTGGCTGGCAGGCGGATTTGGGGTGGGAGCGATTATAGCCAATACATCGCTGGACGGTGGTATTCAGAATCATCTGCAGTCCAGCGTACTGGGGGCGTCGTCCGATGAATGGCTGGAAACTTTTCATGCGCAAAAAGAACTTGGCAATGGTCGCTATACTTTACCACTGTTTGCTGCTGCCTGGGGAGCCGGACTGTTGTTTGAAAAGATGCCGCTGATCAATGCGACTGGCGAATGGGGAGAACGCTCAATTCGAGCGATTATTGTCGGTACGCCACCCATGCTGGCGATGCAGTCCATCACCGGTGCTTCACGCCCGGGAGAGACCTCCTCGAATGCGAAGTGGAAGCCTTTTCAGGACAACAATGGTGTCAGCGGCCACAGTTTCATGGGAGCCATTCCCTTCCTGGCAGCAGCAAAAGTCACTGATCGACCATTGCTCAAAGTGCTGTATTATGCCGGTTCCACGCTGGCCCCATTATCTCGCCTGAATGACAATCGCCATTATCCCTCGCAGGCGTTCCTGGGCTGGTACATGGCCTGGGTGGCTACGAATGCAGTCGACGCCACACAGCAGGCGGATCGCAACTGGCGGATGTTTCCCATCTCCTGGGGAGGCAATACAGGCATCGGGATTGAATACAACTGGTGA
- a CDS encoding DUF6717 family protein, with translation MTDETTPAETSAPRTHWGRLSFLVLGLVLIALGIAWQLRLLPFGNSLPRQNAIMVIAPYKHQGTWVFDDSSAGLVQEPFVAGVPEMIDVIVKDIPDADQGFRLIFSSNPFPDYQKKLVWLRGDRGGNYYRFADSDMEGWICPAMFQYYEKAPPELYVKAEPMN, from the coding sequence ATGACCGATGAAACGACTCCCGCCGAGACCAGTGCACCACGAACTCACTGGGGCCGTCTGAGTTTTTTGGTACTAGGATTAGTCCTGATTGCCCTCGGCATTGCCTGGCAACTCCGGCTGTTGCCGTTCGGGAATTCACTGCCCCGGCAGAATGCGATCATGGTCATTGCGCCTTATAAGCACCAGGGGACCTGGGTCTTCGACGACAGTTCTGCCGGCCTCGTTCAGGAACCCTTTGTGGCGGGTGTGCCTGAAATGATCGATGTGATCGTGAAAGACATCCCCGATGCCGATCAGGGATTTCGCCTGATTTTCTCTTCAAACCCCTTCCCCGACTATCAGAAAAAGCTGGTCTGGCTGCGGGGGGACCGGGGGGGAAACTATTACCGTTTTGCCGATTCAGATATGGAAGGCTGGATCTGTCCCGCCATGTTCCAATATTACGAGAAAGCACCCCCGGAACTTTATGTTAAAGCGGAACCGATGAACTGA